The Helicoverpa armigera isolate CAAS_96S chromosome 18, ASM3070526v1, whole genome shotgun sequence genome has a window encoding:
- the LOC110375790 gene encoding cytidine deaminase: MENFKVVDFNSLSESVQELLKSASEVRKRAYIPYSNFAVGCAILTEEGKVYTGCNIENSTLSPTICAERTAIGKTVCDGYTKFKSVAVVAHQQDFTAPCGVCRQTLSEFRGSDGDMDIFLGKPSHDKVLVTKLSHMLPLAYVSFTKDNIVS; the protein is encoded by the exons ATGGAGAATTTCAAAGTTGTTGACTTCAACTCTCTGA GTGAATCTGTACAAGAATTATTGAAAAGCGCATCGGAAGTGCGGAAAAGGGCTTACATTCCTTATTCCAACTTCGCAGTAGGATGCGCGATCCTGACTGAGGAAGGCAAAGTTTACACAGGATGTAATATAGAGAACTCGACATTGTCGCCGACGATATGCGCCGAGCGCACGGCGATAGGTAAGACGGTATGCGACGGGTATACTAAGTTCAAGTCAGTTGCGGTCGTGGCTCATCAGCAGGACTTCACGGCGCCGTGCGGCGTGTGCCGGCAGACGCTGAGTGAGTTCCGCGGCTCCGACGGCGACATGGACATATTCCTCGGCAAACCATCGCACGACAAAGTCCTAGTCACCAAGCTATCACATATGCTACCGCTAGCATACGTCAGCTTTACCAAGGATAACATTGTATCGTGA